One window of Alteriqipengyuania lutimaris genomic DNA carries:
- the purF gene encoding amidophosphoribosyltransferase, whose amino-acid sequence MNLHHPFDDEDGDSLHEECGVFGAINVTGEAAATTALGLHALQHRGQEAAGITSFDGSQFYTRRGLGHVAENFSSAESIAELPGFMAAGHVRYSTTGGAGLRNVQPLYADLSTGGFAIAHNGNMSNAGTLREELVGKGAIFQSTSDTEVIIHLVATSRYPTMLDKLTDALRLVEGAYAIIVMTPRGMAACRDPLGIRPLQMGRMGDAVVFASETVAFDVVGAQFEREVEPGELIEVDFDGTIRTHRPFGNNPARPCIFEHVYFSRPDSIFGGRSVYEARKAIGTELANEAPCDADLVVPVPDSGVPAAIGYAQQSGLPFELGIIRSHYVGRTFIQPSDGARHSGVRRKHNANRGLVEGKRIVLIDDSIVRGTTSMKIVEMMRDAGATEVHFRVASPPTAHSCYYGVDTPERSKLLAARMELEPMREFIKADSLAFISIDGLYRAVGKESRDKACPQFCDACFTGDYPTRLTDVSRRDAASAQLSFPENETVDEPA is encoded by the coding sequence ATGAACCTGCACCATCCCTTCGATGATGAGGACGGAGACAGCCTGCACGAAGAATGCGGCGTATTCGGCGCGATCAACGTGACTGGCGAGGCAGCTGCCACTACCGCGCTGGGCCTGCATGCGCTCCAGCATCGCGGGCAGGAAGCGGCCGGGATCACCAGTTTCGACGGTTCGCAATTCTATACGCGGCGCGGGCTCGGCCATGTGGCGGAGAATTTCTCCAGCGCCGAAAGCATCGCCGAACTGCCCGGTTTCATGGCGGCAGGCCATGTGCGCTATTCGACCACCGGCGGAGCGGGCCTGCGCAATGTCCAGCCGCTCTATGCCGATCTTTCGACCGGCGGCTTCGCGATCGCGCACAATGGCAACATGTCGAATGCGGGCACCTTGCGCGAAGAACTGGTCGGCAAGGGCGCGATCTTCCAGTCTACCTCCGATACCGAGGTCATCATCCACCTCGTCGCCACCAGCCGCTATCCCACGATGCTGGACAAGCTGACGGATGCGTTGCGTCTGGTCGAAGGGGCCTATGCGATCATCGTGATGACCCCGCGCGGGATGGCCGCCTGCCGCGATCCGCTCGGCATTCGTCCGCTGCAGATGGGTCGCATGGGCGATGCGGTCGTGTTCGCGAGCGAGACCGTGGCATTCGACGTGGTCGGCGCGCAGTTCGAGCGTGAGGTCGAACCCGGGGAGCTGATCGAAGTCGACTTCGACGGCACGATCCGCACTCACCGGCCCTTCGGCAACAATCCCGCCCGCCCCTGCATCTTCGAGCATGTCTATTTCAGCCGCCCCGATTCGATCTTCGGCGGTCGCTCCGTCTACGAGGCGCGCAAGGCGATCGGGACCGAGCTTGCGAACGAGGCACCGTGCGATGCGGACCTGGTGGTGCCGGTGCCCGACAGCGGCGTGCCGGCCGCAATCGGCTATGCCCAGCAATCGGGCCTGCCCTTCGAGCTCGGCATCATCCGCAGCCACTATGTCGGGCGCACCTTCATCCAGCCTTCGGACGGCGCGCGGCATTCGGGCGTGCGACGCAAGCACAATGCAAACCGCGGCCTCGTCGAAGGCAAGCGGATCGTGCTGATCGACGATTCGATCGTGCGCGGGACCACCAGCATGAAGATCGTCGAGATGATGCGCGATGCGGGCGCGACCGAGGTGCATTTCCGCGTCGCCAGCCCGCCGACCGCGCACAGCTGCTATTACGGGGTCGACACGCCCGAGCGGAGCAAGCTGCTTGCCGCCCGCATGGAACTCGAGCCGATGCGCGAGTTCATCAAGGCGGACAGTCTCGCCTTCATCTCGATCGACGGTCTTTATCGCGCGGTCGGCAAGGAATCGCGCGACAAGGCCTGCCCGCAATTTTGCGACGCCTGCTTCACCGGGGACTACCCGACCCGCCTGACCGACGTCTCGCGGCGCGACGCGGCATCGGCACAGCTCTCCTTCCCCGAAAACGAAACCGTCGACGAGCCTGCCTGA
- a CDS encoding SDR family NAD(P)-dependent oxidoreductase, translating to MSENKPFEGRVALVTGASRGIGAAVAQELAAKGAHVILTARDDAALEQVEDAIHNVGGTATIAPVDLGESDGVARLAQAIASRWDALDFLVISAAYLPTLTPVTQIDPKQFNTAITTNILATQALLAAFHPLLKRADAARVIGLTSSVGEAPRAYWAAYGSTKAAFDNLLLAYGQEVANTGPVRVAVIDPGATRTQMRAKAYPGEDPQTVKPPQEVAVHIAQLLENDFETGHRERVG from the coding sequence ATGAGCGAAAACAAGCCATTCGAAGGGCGCGTCGCGCTCGTCACCGGTGCATCGCGCGGGATCGGCGCGGCCGTCGCGCAGGAACTGGCCGCGAAGGGCGCGCATGTGATCCTCACCGCGCGCGACGATGCGGCGCTGGAACAGGTCGAGGATGCCATCCACAATGTCGGCGGCACGGCAACCATTGCCCCGGTCGATCTGGGCGAGAGCGACGGTGTCGCGCGCCTCGCACAGGCCATTGCCAGCCGCTGGGATGCGCTCGACTTTCTCGTCATCAGCGCCGCCTACCTGCCCACGCTCACTCCCGTGACGCAGATCGATCCCAAGCAGTTCAATACCGCGATCACGACCAACATCCTCGCCACCCAGGCCCTGCTGGCGGCATTCCACCCGTTGCTCAAGCGTGCCGACGCGGCCCGCGTGATCGGCCTGACCAGCAGCGTGGGAGAGGCTCCCCGCGCATATTGGGCGGCCTATGGATCGACCAAGGCGGCATTCGACAACCTGTTGCTCGCCTACGGGCAAGAGGTCGCCAACACCGGACCGGTCCGGGTCGCCGTCATCGATCCGGGCGCAACCCGTACGCAAATGCGGGCCAAGGCCTACCCGGGTGAGGACCCGCAGACGGTCAAGCCACCGCAAGAGGTCGCGGTGCACATCGCCCAGCTTCTCGAGAACGATTTCGAAACCGGGCATCGAGAGAGGGTTGGTTAA
- a CDS encoding PilZ domain-containing protein: protein MKLNTDALYEGAAQEDRCAPRTKLAIPAQMRVSGARAFKTVVHDLSIAGFSASAIGRLEPDQICWLTIPGMQSIQGRIVWWDRSITGAAFDDMIDPAVLDNVLAQWRSPLGGGVTRSCLY from the coding sequence ATGAAACTTAATACAGACGCGCTCTATGAAGGAGCGGCGCAGGAAGACCGCTGCGCGCCGCGCACCAAGCTCGCGATCCCGGCTCAGATGCGGGTCAGCGGGGCACGCGCTTTCAAGACGGTGGTTCACGATCTCTCGATCGCCGGCTTCAGTGCATCGGCGATCGGCCGCCTGGAACCCGACCAGATCTGCTGGCTGACCATCCCCGGCATGCAATCGATCCAGGGCCGGATCGTATGGTGGGACCGCTCAATCACCGGTGCCGCCTTCGACGATATGATCGACCCTGCGGTGCTCGACAACGTCCTGGCGCAGTGGCGGAGCCCGCTCGGCGGGGGCGTGACGCGGTCCTGCCTGTACTAA
- a CDS encoding serine hydrolase domain-containing protein, whose translation MRQYLAMLGALALPLAACSTVPAIDATPGVTASVPSDPKPVVGAEVLFWDDATRSARFRSMETYFPGQEVQASPDARSLAQDTSLPAGTQAAIDSYMASQGTAGLIVLQDGKIRYENYALGFGPEGRWTSFSVAKSFTSTLLGAAVRDGFIDSLDDPVSKYVPGLAGSAYDDVTVEQLATMTSGVKWNENYTDPDSDVAKMFNVTPEPGEDQVVEYMKTLPREAPAGEKWVYKTGETNLIGVLVENAVGETLAEYAKRKIVDPAGFEEPLFWQTDLSGRSVGGCCLSASLRDYARFGQFVLEGGRGVVPDGWFAEAGSPQVDFGNGYGYGYQWWSYPGESYGAQGIFGQSITLLPESNAVIAMVSNWPRATGPELTAERRELLETIAAGL comes from the coding sequence TTGAGACAGTATCTTGCGATGCTCGGCGCGCTGGCCCTGCCGCTCGCCGCGTGTTCCACCGTGCCGGCGATAGACGCCACGCCGGGTGTGACCGCCAGCGTGCCGAGCGATCCGAAGCCGGTCGTGGGCGCTGAGGTGCTCTTCTGGGATGATGCGACACGCTCCGCGCGGTTCCGTTCGATGGAGACCTACTTCCCCGGCCAGGAAGTGCAGGCCAGTCCGGATGCGCGGTCTCTCGCGCAGGATACGTCGCTTCCCGCTGGCACGCAGGCCGCGATAGACAGCTACATGGCCTCGCAGGGAACGGCGGGCCTGATCGTGCTTCAGGACGGCAAGATCCGGTACGAGAATTATGCGCTGGGCTTCGGCCCTGAGGGGCGTTGGACCAGCTTCTCGGTCGCCAAGAGCTTCACCTCTACCCTGCTGGGTGCAGCGGTGAGGGACGGCTTCATCGACAGTCTGGACGATCCGGTGTCCAAATACGTGCCCGGGCTCGCAGGCAGCGCGTATGACGATGTCACGGTCGAACAGCTCGCCACCATGACGTCCGGGGTGAAATGGAACGAGAACTACACCGACCCCGATTCGGACGTTGCAAAGATGTTCAACGTCACGCCCGAGCCGGGCGAGGACCAGGTGGTCGAATATATGAAGACCTTGCCGCGCGAGGCACCGGCGGGCGAGAAATGGGTCTACAAGACCGGTGAGACCAACCTCATCGGCGTGCTGGTGGAAAATGCGGTGGGCGAGACGCTGGCCGAATATGCCAAGCGCAAGATCGTCGATCCGGCGGGGTTCGAGGAGCCGCTGTTCTGGCAGACCGACCTGTCGGGCCGCAGCGTGGGCGGCTGCTGTCTGTCGGCCTCGTTGCGGGACTACGCGCGCTTCGGCCAGTTCGTGCTCGAAGGTGGCAGGGGCGTGGTGCCCGATGGCTGGTTCGCAGAGGCGGGCAGTCCGCAGGTCGATTTCGGTAACGGCTACGGATATGGCTACCAGTGGTGGAGCTACCCCGGCGAAAGCTACGGTGCGCAAGGCATTTTCGGCCAGTCGATCACTCTGTTGCCGGAGAGCAACGCGGTGATCGCCATGGTGTCCAACTGGCCGCGCGCGACGGGTCCGGAACTGACCGCAGAACGGCGCGAGCTGCTCGAGACGATCGCGGCGGGCCTCTAA
- a CDS encoding SAM-dependent methyltransferase encodes MGVTGQPRGSELLAASQRFQRRPGFLSRLLAPGFHKLLDRMDTGMARGAVLGRLPDGTTRLLGGRAPGFEAEIDIHNWRALVRVATGGSVGWYQAWEAGEWSSPDPVPLFAVFMQNAERLGESARAKGAGKRALRAAHNRQRNTKAGAAKNISAHYDLGNDFYAAWLGETMTYSAACFADGNAAQTLNAAQRAKIASILDRLNIEPGDRVLEIGCGWGTLACAAADRGGQVDGISLSEEQLAWARRQGCGNARFLRQDYRDTDGQYDAIACVEMVEALGREYWPTFIDCVARNLKPGGRAAIQFISMKDSLFDAYAASADFIQAYIFPGGLLIRTSEFRRLAEERGLAWREETRFGTDYAETLRMWRENFERAASDGLLPPGFDDRFKALWRYYLMYCEGGFRGGGIDVHQVTLVKER; translated from the coding sequence ATGGGGGTAACCGGACAACCACGCGGGAGCGAACTGCTTGCCGCCAGCCAGCGCTTCCAACGGCGTCCCGGCTTTCTTTCGCGCCTGCTGGCTCCCGGATTTCATAAGCTCCTCGACCGGATGGATACTGGTATGGCGCGCGGCGCGGTTCTCGGCCGCCTGCCCGATGGCACCACGCGGCTTCTTGGAGGCCGTGCGCCCGGTTTCGAGGCCGAGATCGATATCCACAACTGGCGCGCACTGGTGCGCGTGGCGACGGGTGGCTCGGTCGGCTGGTATCAGGCCTGGGAAGCGGGCGAATGGAGCAGCCCCGATCCGGTGCCGCTGTTCGCGGTCTTCATGCAGAACGCCGAAAGGCTGGGCGAGTCGGCGCGCGCGAAAGGGGCCGGGAAACGTGCGCTGCGGGCGGCGCACAATCGGCAGCGCAACACGAAGGCGGGCGCGGCGAAGAACATTTCCGCGCATTACGACCTCGGCAACGACTTCTACGCCGCGTGGCTCGGCGAAACCATGACCTATTCCGCCGCTTGTTTTGCAGACGGCAACGCTGCGCAGACTCTCAATGCGGCGCAGCGTGCCAAGATCGCCTCGATCCTCGACCGGCTGAACATCGAACCGGGCGACCGCGTGCTCGAAATCGGGTGCGGCTGGGGCACCCTGGCGTGCGCGGCGGCGGATCGCGGGGGCCAGGTCGACGGGATCAGCCTGTCCGAAGAACAGCTGGCGTGGGCGCGGCGTCAGGGATGCGGCAATGCGCGTTTCCTCAGGCAGGATTACCGCGACACCGATGGACAATACGATGCGATCGCCTGCGTCGAGATGGTCGAGGCGTTGGGGCGCGAATACTGGCCGACTTTCATAGACTGCGTCGCGCGCAATCTGAAGCCGGGCGGGCGCGCCGCGATCCAGTTCATTTCCATGAAGGACTCGCTGTTCGACGCCTACGCGGCGAGCGCGGATTTCATCCAAGCCTATATCTTCCCCGGCGGGCTGTTGATCCGCACATCCGAATTTCGCCGCCTCGCCGAAGAACGCGGGCTCGCCTGGCGGGAGGAGACGCGCTTCGGCACGGACTATGCCGAAACCTTGCGGATGTGGCGCGAGAATTTCGAGCGGGCGGCGAGCGACGGCCTGCTGCCGCCGGGGTTCGACGACCGCTTCAAGGCCCTGTGGCGCTACTACCTGATGTATTGCGAAGGCGGATTCCGCGGCGGCGGGATCGATGTTCACCAGGTCACCCTGGTCAAGGAGAGATGA
- a CDS encoding cryptochrome/photolyase family protein codes for MASPQIVWLRRDLRLADQPALHTAAKAGPVVPVFVLDDERPRGDDDRTYGGAHRWWLHHSLESLATGFGRHNARIVLRKGDSVSVLASLADQLGAGAIHANRHYEPWWREAEEDLRDALPEGCELCLHDGNYLMPPGTATTGSGDPYKIYTPFYRSMLEIMPPRDELPVPPTISQPSDLPESDDLSDWNLLPTSPNWATRMEDFWKVGEDAAHDRLKWWTEHVGEYEDGRNLPSVDQTSQLSPHLHWGEISPVTIWHALKDKRSEGWKTYESELIWRDYAQNIIYQFPDYPRETYRDAIDDNKLWRNPNRGHIIQEELEAWQQGRTGYPIVDAGMRQLWALGWMHNRVRMIAASFLIKHLLIDWRHGERWFWDTLVDGDYGSNATNWQWVAGTGVDSNMFPRIMAPLKQSDKFDAAGYIREWVPELADLSDDEIHDPSDQCRPDDYPEKIISHKEGRERALQAYRDMKDD; via the coding sequence ATGGCTTCTCCCCAAATCGTCTGGCTCCGGCGCGACCTGCGCCTGGCCGATCAGCCCGCCCTCCACACCGCTGCGAAAGCCGGACCGGTGGTCCCTGTTTTCGTGCTCGACGACGAGCGGCCCAGGGGCGACGACGACCGCACCTATGGCGGTGCGCATCGCTGGTGGCTGCACCACTCGCTGGAAAGTCTGGCGACAGGCTTCGGCCGGCACAACGCACGTATCGTCCTGCGCAAGGGCGACAGCGTGTCGGTGCTCGCCTCGCTGGCGGACCAGCTCGGCGCCGGAGCGATCCACGCCAACCGCCATTACGAGCCATGGTGGCGCGAAGCGGAGGAGGACCTCAGGGACGCGCTTCCCGAGGGATGCGAGCTCTGCCTGCACGATGGCAATTACCTGATGCCGCCGGGCACCGCGACGACCGGCAGCGGCGATCCGTACAAGATCTACACCCCGTTCTACCGCTCGATGCTTGAAATCATGCCGCCGCGCGACGAGCTGCCTGTGCCCCCCACAATCTCGCAGCCATCCGACCTGCCCGAGAGCGACGACCTGTCCGACTGGAACCTGCTCCCGACGAGCCCGAACTGGGCCACGCGAATGGAGGATTTCTGGAAGGTCGGCGAAGACGCCGCGCATGACCGGCTCAAGTGGTGGACCGAACATGTCGGCGAGTACGAGGACGGGCGCAATCTCCCCAGCGTCGACCAGACCTCGCAGCTGTCGCCGCACCTGCACTGGGGCGAAATCTCCCCGGTGACGATCTGGCATGCGCTGAAGGACAAGCGCAGCGAGGGTTGGAAGACGTACGAGAGCGAGCTGATCTGGCGCGATTACGCGCAGAACATCATCTATCAGTTTCCCGACTATCCGCGCGAAACCTACCGCGACGCGATCGACGACAACAAGCTGTGGCGCAATCCCAATCGCGGCCACATCATCCAGGAAGAGCTGGAGGCCTGGCAGCAGGGCCGGACCGGCTACCCCATCGTCGATGCAGGGATGCGTCAGCTCTGGGCACTCGGCTGGATGCACAACCGTGTGCGGATGATCGCGGCCAGCTTCCTCATCAAGCACCTGCTGATCGACTGGCGGCATGGCGAGCGCTGGTTCTGGGATACGCTGGTGGACGGCGACTACGGGTCCAACGCCACGAACTGGCAATGGGTCGCAGGCACCGGCGTCGACTCGAACATGTTCCCGCGGATCATGGCCCCGCTCAAGCAGTCGGATAAGTTCGATGCGGCAGGCTATATCCGCGAGTGGGTGCCCGAGCTGGCGGATCTGTCCGACGATGAAATTCACGATCCATCCGACCAATGCCGCCCCGACGATTATCCCGAAAAGATCATCAGCCACAAGGAAGGGCGCGAGCGGGCGCTGCAGGCCTATCGGGACATGAAAGACGATTGA
- a CDS encoding phosphatase PAP2 family protein, producing MDQSRAGATTEPKAPLPAESVSLPARGFTIDRGKALAAAGVLWAIWGLMVWLVTQGRTEGFDHSGLLLYRSGIDYHPLGGNMLQEAVRDVTALGGILLSTIAAGAAAIALLFLRLRREAMLFTITVVLGWGLNAGMKLLVGRERPTLVPHLTEAAGFSFPSGHSFASAMIYIGMALAFASLSSRHSVRYTLIGSAMVISAMIAWSRVMLGVHFPSDVIAGWTGGAAWAFTAAALLYESAKRAADSDTAHRLDPMEHH from the coding sequence ATGGATCAGAGCCGCGCTGGCGCGACAACCGAGCCCAAAGCCCCCCTTCCCGCCGAATCGGTTTCGCTGCCTGCGCGTGGCTTCACCATCGACCGGGGAAAGGCACTGGCCGCTGCGGGAGTGCTCTGGGCAATCTGGGGTCTGATGGTCTGGCTCGTGACACAGGGTCGAACCGAAGGTTTCGACCATTCGGGCCTCCTGCTTTACCGGTCCGGTATCGATTACCACCCGCTCGGCGGCAACATGCTGCAGGAGGCGGTGCGCGACGTAACCGCCCTGGGCGGAATCCTGCTCTCGACCATCGCAGCGGGTGCGGCGGCGATTGCGTTGCTGTTCCTGCGCCTGCGCCGCGAAGCGATGCTGTTCACCATCACCGTGGTGCTCGGCTGGGGACTGAACGCAGGCATGAAGCTGCTCGTCGGGCGAGAGCGCCCTACCCTCGTCCCGCATCTGACCGAGGCAGCGGGGTTCAGCTTCCCCAGTGGTCACAGCTTTGCCTCGGCGATGATCTATATCGGCATGGCGCTGGCCTTCGCATCGCTCAGCAGCAGGCACAGTGTGCGCTACACGCTGATCGGCAGCGCGATGGTGATTTCGGCCATGATCGCATGGAGCCGGGTCATGCTGGGCGTGCATTTCCCCAGCGACGTGATCGCGGGGTGGACGGGCGGCGCGGCCTGGGCCTTCACCGCCGCCGCGCTGCTATACGAATCGGCGAAGCGCGCCGCCGACAGCGATACCGCGCACCGGCTCGATCCGATGGAGCATCACTAG
- a CDS encoding 2-oxoacid:ferredoxin oxidoreductase subunit beta, translating to MNAPVKIETTLKDWETDQEVRWCPGCGDYAILKAVQRTLPQLGCDPANTVFISGIGCSSRFPYYIESYGFHTIHGRAPAVATGVKLANPDLDVWLVTGDGDGLSIGGNHMMHVLRRNVNMQIMLFNNEIYGLTKGQYSPTSREGTRTPTSPIGSVDHPANPCAFALGSGARFVARGIDVSKNLPDVLKAAHAHKGAAFIEIFQNCIVYNKDVFDAFAAPKGAEGQQLWLADGEPMLFDKGEKGLAFDPEKLAFTVVDVVEGDWQAAGVRVHDVTNRVMAHMLAELPFDPFPMPLGVLYDDPAPTYESAVIAEREASVSGKEPNLAKLLSGGQTWTVDGSAQDPV from the coding sequence ATGAACGCACCTGTTAAGATCGAAACCACGCTCAAGGACTGGGAAACCGACCAGGAGGTCCGCTGGTGTCCGGGTTGCGGGGACTATGCGATCCTCAAGGCCGTGCAGCGCACGCTGCCGCAGCTCGGCTGCGACCCGGCGAACACCGTGTTCATCTCGGGCATCGGCTGTTCCAGCCGCTTCCCCTATTATATCGAGAGCTACGGCTTCCACACCATCCACGGCCGCGCGCCTGCCGTGGCCACGGGCGTCAAGCTCGCCAATCCGGACCTCGACGTGTGGCTGGTGACCGGCGACGGCGATGGCCTCAGCATCGGCGGCAACCACATGATGCATGTGCTCCGGCGCAACGTGAACATGCAGATCATGCTGTTCAACAACGAGATTTATGGCCTGACCAAAGGCCAGTATTCGCCCACTAGCCGCGAGGGCACGCGCACGCCGACCAGCCCGATCGGTTCGGTCGACCACCCCGCCAACCCCTGCGCCTTCGCGCTCGGGTCGGGCGCGCGTTTTGTGGCGCGCGGGATCGACGTGTCCAAGAACCTGCCCGATGTGCTCAAGGCCGCACACGCGCACAAGGGTGCGGCGTTCATCGAAATCTTCCAGAACTGCATCGTCTACAACAAGGACGTGTTCGACGCCTTCGCCGCGCCCAAGGGTGCCGAAGGCCAGCAGCTGTGGCTGGCCGATGGCGAGCCGATGCTGTTCGACAAGGGCGAGAAGGGCCTGGCGTTCGACCCCGAGAAGCTCGCCTTCACCGTGGTCGATGTCGTCGAAGGCGACTGGCAGGCTGCGGGCGTCCGCGTGCACGATGTGACCAACCGCGTCATGGCGCACATGCTGGCCGAACTGCCGTTCGACCCGTTCCCGATGCCGCTGGGCGTCCTCTACGACGATCCCGCGCCGACCTACGAAAGCGCGGTGATCGCCGAGCGTGAAGCCTCGGTCAGCGGCAAGGAGCCGAACCTCGCCAAGCTGCTGTCGGGCGGGCAGACCTGGACCGTCGACGGCTCGGCGCAGGACCCGGTCTAG